Proteins from a single region of Pectobacterium carotovorum:
- the cysT gene encoding sulfate ABC transporter permease subunit CysT — MSQRSSSVIPGFGLTLGFSLSYLGLIVLIPLAGMFLYASQLTFGQFWDLITSRQVLFSLRLSFGTALAAAFINGILGTLLAWVLVRYTFPGRKVIDAMIDMPFALPTAVAGIALTALYAPNGLIGSLFPFKIAYTGIGITLALIFVTLPFVVRTLQPVLADIPKEVEEAAACLGARPLQVFRHVLLPALLPAWLTGFALAFARGVGEYGSVVFIAGNIPFKTEILPLLIVSKLDQYDYKGATGIGVFMLLVSFIMLLLINVLQRRIQPKL; from the coding sequence ATGTCACAGCGTTCTTCCTCAGTGATTCCCGGTTTCGGGCTAACGTTAGGGTTTAGCCTGAGCTATTTAGGATTAATTGTCCTCATTCCGTTGGCGGGGATGTTTTTATATGCCAGCCAACTAACGTTCGGCCAGTTTTGGGATCTGATAACCAGCCGTCAGGTGCTTTTCTCCCTGCGGCTTTCGTTTGGTACGGCGCTGGCGGCGGCGTTTATTAACGGTATTCTCGGGACGTTGCTGGCCTGGGTGCTCGTGCGCTATACCTTTCCCGGCCGTAAAGTGATCGATGCCATGATCGATATGCCCTTCGCGCTGCCAACCGCAGTCGCGGGGATAGCCCTGACGGCGTTGTATGCGCCGAATGGCCTGATTGGCTCGCTGTTTCCGTTCAAAATTGCCTACACCGGCATTGGCATCACGCTGGCGCTTATTTTCGTCACGCTGCCTTTTGTGGTCAGAACGCTGCAACCGGTACTGGCCGATATTCCCAAAGAAGTCGAAGAGGCCGCCGCCTGCCTGGGCGCACGTCCGCTTCAGGTTTTCCGCCATGTCTTGCTTCCTGCGCTGTTACCGGCGTGGCTGACGGGCTTTGCGCTAGCCTTTGCCCGCGGCGTTGGCGAATACGGCTCCGTGGTATTCATCGCGGGGAACATTCCGTTTAAAACCGAAATCCTGCCGCTGCTGATCGTCTCCAAGCTCGATCAGTATGACTACAAAGGAGCAACCGGGATCGGCGTGTTCATGCTGCTGGTTTCTTTCATTATGCTGCTGCTGATTAACGTGTTGCAGCGCCGCATTCAACCGAAACTGTAA
- a CDS encoding DoxX family protein produces the protein MISQLNQWFTRLTDHPDAGKLLLRLTVGILLLFHGVAKIEHGVGWIVQMLQGAGLPGFIAYGVYVGEVVAPILIILGVFTRISGLIAALTLVVATLMVGTGKFFTLTNVGAWALEVEALYFFAGIIIMLVGSGRYSVASNPAYR, from the coding sequence ATGATTTCTCAGTTGAATCAGTGGTTCACGCGTTTAACCGATCATCCTGATGCAGGTAAACTTTTACTGCGTTTAACCGTGGGTATTCTGCTGCTGTTTCACGGCGTAGCAAAAATTGAGCACGGTGTAGGCTGGATCGTACAGATGCTGCAAGGCGCAGGCCTGCCAGGTTTTATCGCTTACGGTGTCTACGTGGGCGAAGTCGTTGCTCCGATTCTGATTATTCTGGGCGTATTTACCCGCATTTCCGGCCTGATTGCCGCGCTGACGCTGGTTGTGGCTACGCTGATGGTTGGCACGGGTAAATTCTTCACCCTAACTAACGTTGGCGCCTGGGCACTGGAAGTAGAAGCACTCTATTTCTTCGCTGGCATTATCATCATGCTGGTGGGCAGCGGCCGCTACTCTGTTGCCTCTAATCCCGCTTATCGCTAA
- a CDS encoding sulfate ABC transporter ATP-binding protein: MSIEIRNINKQFGQFRALNEINLSIHSGELVALLGPSGCGKTTLLRIIAGLEQPDSGSIIFHGQDVSVHDVRKRNVGFVFQHYALFRHMTVFDNVAFGLRMKPKNIRPSKSDIEKKVHELLNLVQLDWLGDRYPEQLSGGQRQRIALARALIVEPSILLLDEPFGALDAKVRKELRRWLSQLHEDIDLTSVFVTHDQEEAMEVADRIVLMNKGVIEQIGTPAEVYNNPASEFVYHFLGDSNRLKVAQTEETILFRPHEVSLSVQAQEGYQAVTVRDIRPLGALTRLSLKLGEQSELIEAEVAKDDASLQGLQKGDVIQFKPKRYSHDWEI; the protein is encoded by the coding sequence ATGAGCATTGAGATTCGCAATATTAATAAACAATTTGGCCAGTTTCGGGCGCTGAACGAGATTAATTTGTCGATCCACAGCGGTGAGCTAGTGGCCTTGCTGGGGCCATCGGGCTGCGGTAAGACAACGCTGCTGCGCATTATCGCCGGGCTGGAACAGCCGGATAGCGGCAGTATTATTTTCCACGGTCAGGATGTGTCCGTCCACGACGTGCGCAAGCGCAACGTGGGGTTTGTATTCCAGCACTACGCGCTGTTCCGCCATATGACGGTGTTCGATAACGTCGCGTTTGGGCTGCGAATGAAGCCGAAAAATATCCGGCCGTCGAAGAGTGATATCGAAAAGAAAGTGCATGAGCTACTGAATCTGGTGCAACTGGACTGGTTGGGGGATCGCTATCCTGAGCAGCTTTCCGGCGGTCAGCGGCAGCGTATTGCGCTGGCGCGTGCGCTGATTGTTGAACCTAGCATTCTGCTGCTGGATGAACCTTTTGGCGCACTGGATGCCAAGGTGCGTAAGGAACTGCGCCGCTGGCTGTCTCAGCTGCATGAAGATATCGATCTGACATCGGTATTTGTTACGCACGATCAGGAAGAAGCGATGGAAGTGGCCGACCGCATCGTGCTGATGAACAAAGGGGTGATTGAACAAATTGGCACGCCAGCGGAAGTGTATAACAACCCGGCCAGCGAATTTGTTTACCATTTCCTTGGCGACAGCAACCGGTTGAAAGTGGCGCAGACGGAAGAGACGATTCTGTTCCGTCCTCATGAAGTGTCGTTATCCGTTCAGGCGCAGGAAGGTTATCAGGCGGTGACGGTACGCGATATTCGCCCACTCGGTGCGTTAACGCGCCTGTCGTTGAAGCTGGGTGAACAGTCGGAACTGATTGAAGCGGAAGTCGCAAAAGACGATGCAAGCCTGCAAGGACTACAGAAAGGCGATGTGATTCAGTTCAAACCCAAGCGCTATAGTCACGATTGGGAAATCTGA
- the cysW gene encoding sulfate ABC transporter permease subunit CysW encodes MEQVISTQANAAKRKKQPAAYYILVSLAWVVFFLILVLPLMMVVTQGLDKGVGAFWDAITEPDAISALKLTLLATVISVPLNVVFGLATAWCVTKFEFRGKSFLLALIDLPFSVSPVVAGLVYVLLFGAQSKIYPFLLEHDLQIVYAVPGIVLATIFVTLPYVARELIPLMEEQGSQEEEAARLLGANGWQMFWHITLPNVKWALIYGVVLCTARAMGEFGAVSVISGHIRGLTNTLPLHIEILYNEYNIVAAFSVAILLLIMSLVVLLLRQWSEGRLTKQIQKQQELAKNEH; translated from the coding sequence ATGGAACAGGTTATTTCCACTCAGGCCAACGCGGCTAAAAGAAAAAAACAGCCCGCCGCCTATTACATTCTGGTTTCACTCGCGTGGGTCGTCTTTTTCCTGATTCTGGTGCTGCCGCTGATGATGGTAGTCACTCAGGGGCTGGATAAAGGCGTCGGCGCATTTTGGGATGCGATTACCGAACCGGATGCGATTTCCGCACTTAAGCTGACGCTGCTTGCGACCGTCATTTCCGTGCCGTTAAACGTGGTGTTCGGGCTAGCGACGGCGTGGTGCGTGACGAAATTCGAGTTTCGCGGCAAGAGCTTTCTGCTAGCGCTGATCGATTTGCCGTTTTCCGTTTCCCCCGTGGTCGCGGGGCTGGTGTATGTGCTGCTGTTTGGGGCGCAAAGCAAGATTTATCCCTTCCTGCTTGAACACGATCTGCAAATTGTTTACGCCGTGCCGGGCATCGTGCTGGCGACAATTTTCGTCACGCTGCCTTATGTTGCCCGTGAGTTGATTCCGCTGATGGAAGAACAGGGTTCGCAGGAAGAAGAAGCCGCACGTCTGCTAGGGGCGAACGGCTGGCAAATGTTCTGGCATATCACGCTGCCGAATGTGAAGTGGGCGCTGATCTACGGCGTGGTGCTGTGTACCGCACGCGCGATGGGGGAGTTTGGCGCCGTTTCCGTCATTTCCGGCCATATTCGCGGCCTGACGAACACGCTGCCGCTGCATATCGAAATTCTTTATAACGAGTACAACATCGTTGCGGCCTTCAGCGTGGCGATTCTGCTGCTGATCATGTCGCTGGTGGTGCTGTTACTGCGCCAGTGGAGTGAAGGTCGTTTGACGAAGCAAATACAGAAACAACAGGAGTTGGCCAAAAATGAGCATTGA